From the Psilocybe cubensis strain MGC-MH-2018 chromosome 9, whole genome shotgun sequence genome, one window contains:
- a CDS encoding sc3 hydrophobin, which translates to MQFKLVSALAFATLAAATVTPVRRGGGGSSTIPASQCNTGDLQCCNSVQAGDSDAVSSILGLLGIVLQDVTALVGLNCSPLSVIGIGGNSCTAQPVCCTNNSFHGLVALGCTPVNINL; encoded by the exons ATGCAATTCAAGCTCGTCTCTGCTCTTGCCTTTGCTACCCTTGCTGCTGCCACAGTCACCCCCGTTCGCCGTGGCGGAGGTGGCAGTTCGACCATCCCAGCAAGCCAATGCAACACTGGTGATCTCCAGTGCT GCAACAGCGTTCAAGCTGGTGATAGCGACGCTGTGTCGTCTATTTTGGGACTTTTGGGCATTGTCCTCCAGGACGTGACTGCACTCGTTGGCCTCAATTGCAGCCCCCTCTCTGTTATTGGCATTGGAGGCAACTCTTG CACCGCGCAACCCGTTTGCTGCACCAACAACTCGTTCC ATGGATTGGTCGCACTTGGCTGCACGCctgtcaacatcaacttgtAG